Proteins encoded together in one Citromicrobium bathyomarinum window:
- the rimO gene encoding 30S ribosomal protein S12 methylthiotransferase RimO, which translates to MTTTTTSIPDPKKVGMVSLGCPKALVDSERILTRLRADGYAMSADYAGADIVLVNTCGFLDSAKEESLQAIGEAIAENGRVIVTGCMGEEADAIRAAHPQVLAVTGAHQYEQVVEAVHEHAPPSQGPYIDLIPQPDLADIKLTPRHYSYLKISEGCNHSCAFCIIPDLRGKLASRRIDAVLREAEKLVAAGTKELLVISQDTSAYGVDTRHDAREWKGREVRAHMTDLARELGQLRTDQGRPPWVRLHYVYPYPHVDQVIPLMAEGLLTPYLDIPFQHAAPSVLKRMKRPANEAKVLERLKGWREICPDIAVRSSFVVGFPGETEEDFQYLLDWLEEAQLDRVGAFRFEPVEGAAANALPDPVPEAVKEERYARIMEATARISAAKLQAKIGRTLPVIIDEVGEPDEDGDIGATGRSQADAPEIDGNVFLRNVSASLAPGDIVEVQVEDADEHDLFGAPNE; encoded by the coding sequence ATGACAACAACCACCACCTCGATCCCCGACCCCAAGAAGGTCGGCATGGTCAGCCTCGGCTGCCCCAAGGCGCTCGTCGATAGCGAGCGTATTCTCACCCGCCTGCGGGCCGATGGCTACGCGATGAGCGCCGATTATGCGGGCGCGGACATCGTGCTGGTCAACACCTGCGGCTTCCTCGATTCCGCCAAGGAAGAGAGCCTGCAGGCGATCGGCGAGGCGATTGCCGAGAATGGCCGCGTGATCGTGACCGGCTGCATGGGCGAGGAAGCCGACGCGATCCGCGCCGCGCATCCGCAGGTGCTCGCGGTGACCGGCGCGCACCAGTACGAACAGGTTGTCGAGGCGGTGCATGAACACGCCCCGCCCAGCCAGGGTCCGTACATCGACCTGATCCCTCAGCCCGATCTGGCGGACATCAAGCTGACCCCGCGCCACTACAGCTACCTCAAGATTTCGGAGGGCTGCAATCACTCCTGCGCCTTCTGCATCATCCCCGATCTGCGCGGAAAACTCGCGAGCCGGCGGATCGACGCGGTGCTGCGCGAGGCGGAAAAGCTGGTCGCGGCGGGCACGAAGGAACTGCTGGTCATCAGCCAGGACACTTCGGCCTATGGCGTCGATACGCGCCACGATGCGCGCGAGTGGAAGGGCCGCGAAGTGCGCGCGCACATGACCGATCTGGCGCGCGAGCTGGGTCAGCTGCGCACCGATCAGGGAAGGCCGCCGTGGGTCCGGCTGCATTACGTGTACCCCTACCCTCATGTCGATCAGGTCATCCCGCTGATGGCCGAAGGGCTGCTGACGCCCTATCTCGACATCCCGTTCCAGCACGCGGCGCCGTCTGTCCTCAAGCGCATGAAGCGCCCGGCGAACGAGGCCAAGGTTCTCGAACGGCTGAAGGGCTGGCGCGAGATCTGCCCCGACATAGCCGTTCGCTCCAGCTTCGTGGTCGGCTTTCCGGGCGAGACGGAAGAGGATTTCCAATACCTTCTCGACTGGCTGGAAGAGGCCCAGTTGGATCGCGTCGGCGCGTTCCGGTTCGAGCCGGTCGAGGGCGCGGCGGCCAATGCCCTGCCCGATCCGGTGCCCGAAGCGGTCAAGGAAGAACGCTACGCCCGGATCATGGAAGCGACCGCGCGGATCAGCGCGGCCAAGCTGCAGGCCAAAATCGGTCGCACGCTGCCGGTCATCATCGACGAGGTCGGCGAGCCTGACGAAGACGGCGATATTGGTGCAACCGGCCGCTCGCAGGCCGACGCGCCCGAGATCGATGGCAACGTGTTCCTGCGCAATGTCTCCGCCAGCCTCGCCCCCGGCGATATCGTGGAGGTGCAGGTCGAGGACGCGGACGAGCACGATCTGTTCGGTGCCCCGAACGAATAA
- a CDS encoding tetratricopeptide repeat protein, which produces MAKAPARKRLAIYGALAGLLLTSGVPAMAQDNDSSRIRKLEAEIRALQRRVFPGGDGRYFEPEISGPANSGPNASTQTTAVTDILARLDALEASIQSLTRQVEVVTNTQDGIEQRLAVLENATATGGAPAALLPSGNAGASNTGTAATTTTRPDPTTPTPTPATATGPSAERLAAVRAIAKPQTDDAGDDDYSYGFRLWEAGFYPEAQQALAAFVEKYPDHWRTTYGRNLLGRAFLDNGQAREAAPWFLKNYQADNDAARAPDSLLYLAESMIELGDTNRACIALAEFSETYPALATGRLSDQYQASRRKVSCS; this is translated from the coding sequence TTGGCCAAGGCACCCGCAAGGAAACGGCTCGCGATTTACGGCGCGCTGGCAGGGCTTTTGTTGACGAGCGGCGTGCCCGCCATGGCGCAGGACAACGATTCCTCGCGCATCCGCAAGCTTGAGGCGGAAATCCGCGCACTTCAGCGGCGGGTCTTCCCGGGCGGCGATGGCCGCTATTTCGAACCCGAGATTTCCGGCCCTGCGAACAGCGGCCCAAATGCCAGCACCCAGACCACGGCAGTGACCGATATTCTTGCCCGTCTCGATGCGCTCGAAGCATCGATCCAGTCGCTCACCCGTCAGGTCGAAGTGGTGACGAATACGCAGGACGGGATCGAGCAGCGGCTCGCCGTGCTCGAAAACGCGACCGCCACCGGTGGCGCCCCCGCCGCGCTGCTGCCTTCCGGCAACGCCGGCGCGTCGAACACGGGCACTGCGGCCACCACCACCACCCGGCCGGATCCGACCACGCCCACGCCGACGCCCGCTACAGCCACCGGGCCGAGCGCGGAGCGACTGGCAGCGGTCCGCGCGATCGCCAAGCCGCAGACCGACGACGCGGGTGACGACGACTATTCCTACGGCTTCCGCCTGTGGGAAGCGGGCTTCTACCCCGAAGCGCAGCAGGCACTCGCCGCCTTTGTCGAAAAGTATCCGGACCACTGGCGGACCACTTATGGTCGCAACCTGCTGGGCCGCGCATTCCTCGACAATGGGCAGGCGCGCGAGGCGGCTCCGTGGTTCCTGAAGAACTATCAGGCCGATAACGACGCGGCACGTGCGCCGGACAGCCTGCTCTATCTCGCCGAATCGATGATCGAACTGGGCGATACCAACCGCGCCTGCATCGCGCTGGCCGAGTTCAGCGAAACCTACCCCGCGCTCGCGACCGGTCGGTTGAGCGATCAGTACCAGGCCAGCCGTCGCAAGGTGAGCTGCTCCTGA
- a CDS encoding RodZ domain-containing protein, producing MAEDEATFEIDNSEPTAPGERLRAAREAKGMSVEDVASATRIPKRHLETIEDGDFAVLPGRTYAIGFSRSYARAVGLNDEEIVNDVREQLGIEDPAERLRDGTMQTEDPTRLPSRGLVIASIIAGIVLLIGVFAFSRSFFSPESEADSLLAAEEQRTEAEQQAQAAATQSVARAAAVEGPVVFTSTQDGMWVRFYDGDESNVLMESLMGKGESYTVPDTASDPQVRTGRPDAFTITVGGKSVPRLAENDAVVSDVPVNAKALLARDGVGLPGTAAADPAAQGGPGGAQR from the coding sequence ATGGCAGAAGACGAAGCCACTTTTGAAATAGACAATTCGGAGCCGACCGCTCCGGGTGAGCGGCTGCGTGCCGCGCGAGAGGCCAAGGGAATGAGCGTGGAGGACGTCGCGTCCGCCACCCGCATTCCCAAGCGGCATCTGGAAACGATCGAGGATGGCGATTTCGCCGTCCTTCCGGGGCGGACCTACGCGATTGGCTTTTCGCGCAGCTACGCCCGGGCCGTCGGGCTGAACGACGAGGAAATCGTCAACGATGTGCGCGAGCAGCTGGGCATCGAAGACCCGGCGGAGCGGCTGCGCGACGGGACGATGCAGACGGAGGACCCCACGCGACTGCCTTCGCGCGGGCTGGTGATCGCATCGATCATCGCGGGGATCGTGCTGCTGATCGGCGTTTTCGCCTTTTCGCGCAGCTTCTTCTCCCCGGAATCCGAGGCGGACTCACTGCTCGCCGCAGAAGAACAACGCACCGAGGCGGAGCAGCAGGCGCAGGCCGCCGCTACGCAGAGCGTCGCTCGCGCCGCTGCGGTCGAGGGGCCGGTCGTGTTCACCTCCACCCAGGACGGCATGTGGGTGCGCTTCTACGACGGCGATGAATCCAACGTGCTGATGGAAAGCCTGATGGGCAAGGGCGAGAGCTACACCGTGCCCGACACGGCGAGCGATCCGCAGGTCCGCACCGGACGCCCGGATGCCTTCACGATTACCGTGGGCGGGAAGAGCGTACCGCGCCTTGCAGAGAATGATGCCGTGGTCAGCGATGTGCCGGTGAATGCGAAAGCGCTGCTCGCCCGGGATGGCGTCGGCCTGCCCGGGACTGCCGCAGCCGATCCCGCCGCGCAAGGTGGCCCGGGTGGCGCGCAGCGCTGA
- the ptsP gene encoding phosphoenolpyruvate--protein phosphotransferase: MKATAAARQILTGLHALMATRLSAQEKLDRTVELVGEALDSEVCSIYLLRSGMLELFATRGLNQSAVHVTRMTVGEGLTGTLVANGETLNLAQAKAHPDFQYRPETGEEKFSSFAGVPIVYRERAVGALNVQHVDPRRYEDVEIEALQTTAMVLSELIVNAELIDERSADEAAPERSGPAQLSGLALVKGLASGTAVYHQPRITIDKVVAEDTEFERQRVYRAFERMREQIDQMGQQAEFGAGGETDEVLAAYKAFAYDEGWSRRINEAIDAGLTAEAAIERVQQRTRMRMREIDDPLLADRMHDLEDLSNRLLRIVAGQMGTAATTGLKNDTILIARNLGPAELLEYDRRRLKGVILEEGSLTSHVVIVARAMGIPVLGRVRGLRGMIGEGDHILLDADAGVAHARAQPTIVEAFEARFAKSKERRAAYAELRDVEPFTRCGTRIQVMMNAGLRDDLTTLSLVGADGIGLFRTEFQFLVAATLPGREKQTRFYKDVLDAAGDKPVVFRTVDIGGDKAVPYVSSDSGLQDENPAMGWRALRLALEREGLFKAQARALIEASGGRTLRVMFPMVSEPWEFDAARKVFEEQREFLRKHKRIRPPEEIEYGAMIEVPSLVEVLDMLVPKVSFLSVGTNDLTQFLFAADRANPKLAARYDWLSPSILRFLKRIVDATTGHEVTLGLCGEMGGRRLEALALLGLGYRRLSITPVSVGPIKELIRQIDLAEIGAFMAQLTAQPPADTRAAITQWAQERGIETD, encoded by the coding sequence ATGAAAGCGACAGCCGCGGCGCGACAGATCCTGACCGGCCTCCATGCGTTGATGGCGACGCGCCTGTCTGCGCAGGAAAAACTCGACCGCACGGTGGAACTGGTGGGCGAGGCGCTCGATAGCGAGGTCTGCTCGATCTACCTCCTGCGCTCGGGCATGCTCGAACTGTTTGCCACCCGCGGGCTGAACCAGTCGGCGGTCCACGTCACCCGGATGACGGTGGGCGAGGGGCTGACCGGCACGCTGGTCGCGAACGGCGAGACGCTGAACCTCGCGCAGGCCAAGGCGCATCCTGACTTCCAGTACCGCCCCGAAACAGGCGAGGAGAAATTCTCCAGCTTCGCAGGCGTGCCGATCGTCTATCGCGAACGGGCGGTGGGTGCGCTCAACGTCCAGCACGTCGATCCGCGCCGGTACGAGGATGTCGAGATCGAGGCGCTGCAGACCACCGCGATGGTGCTGAGCGAGCTGATCGTGAATGCCGAGCTGATCGACGAACGCTCGGCAGACGAGGCCGCGCCCGAACGCAGCGGCCCGGCGCAGCTTTCGGGGCTGGCGCTGGTCAAGGGGCTGGCGAGTGGCACTGCCGTCTATCACCAGCCGCGCATCACGATCGACAAGGTCGTTGCCGAGGATACCGAGTTCGAGCGCCAGCGGGTCTATCGCGCGTTCGAGCGGATGCGCGAACAGATCGACCAGATGGGCCAACAGGCCGAATTCGGCGCAGGGGGAGAGACCGACGAGGTGCTCGCCGCCTACAAGGCGTTCGCCTACGACGAAGGGTGGAGCCGCCGGATCAACGAAGCGATCGACGCAGGGCTTACCGCCGAGGCCGCGATCGAGCGCGTGCAGCAACGCACCCGGATGCGGATGCGCGAGATCGACGATCCGCTGCTCGCGGACCGGATGCACGATCTGGAGGATCTGTCGAACCGCCTGCTGCGGATCGTCGCGGGCCAGATGGGCACGGCTGCGACCACCGGCCTCAAGAACGACACGATCCTGATCGCCCGCAACCTGGGGCCTGCCGAACTGCTCGAATATGACCGGCGGCGGCTCAAGGGCGTGATTCTGGAAGAGGGTTCGCTGACATCGCATGTGGTGATCGTCGCGCGGGCGATGGGCATCCCGGTGCTGGGCCGCGTGCGCGGTCTGCGCGGCATGATCGGCGAGGGCGATCACATATTGCTGGATGCGGACGCAGGGGTCGCCCATGCGCGTGCTCAGCCGACGATCGTGGAAGCGTTCGAGGCGCGCTTCGCAAAATCCAAGGAACGCCGCGCAGCCTATGCCGAGCTGCGCGATGTCGAACCGTTTACCCGCTGCGGCACCCGCATTCAGGTGATGATGAATGCCGGCCTGCGCGATGACCTGACCACGCTGTCGCTGGTCGGTGCGGACGGGATCGGGCTGTTTCGCACCGAGTTCCAGTTCCTCGTCGCGGCCACTCTTCCGGGGCGCGAGAAGCAGACGCGCTTCTACAAGGATGTGCTCGACGCCGCGGGCGACAAGCCGGTGGTGTTCCGCACGGTCGATATCGGGGGCGACAAGGCGGTCCCCTATGTGTCGAGCGACAGCGGCCTGCAGGACGAGAACCCGGCGATGGGCTGGCGCGCGCTGCGGCTCGCGCTGGAACGCGAAGGCCTGTTCAAGGCGCAGGCGCGCGCACTGATCGAAGCGTCGGGCGGGCGCACGCTCAGGGTGATGTTCCCGATGGTCTCGGAACCGTGGGAGTTCGACGCGGCGCGCAAGGTGTTCGAGGAACAGCGCGAGTTTCTTCGCAAGCACAAGCGGATCAGGCCGCCCGAAGAGATAGAGTACGGGGCGATGATCGAGGTGCCTTCGCTGGTCGAAGTGCTCGACATGCTGGTGCCCAAGGTCTCGTTCCTCTCCGTCGGGACCAACGACCTGACCCAGTTCCTGTTCGCCGCCGATCGTGCGAACCCCAAGCTTGCGGCGCGATACGACTGGCTGAGCCCGTCGATCCTGCGCTTTCTCAAGCGGATCGTCGATGCGACCACCGGCCACGAGGTGACGCTGGGCCTGTGCGGCGAGATGGGCGGTCGCCGGCTGGAGGCGCTTGCGCTGCTGGGGCTGGGCTATCGCCGACTGTCGATCACGCCGGTCTCCGTCGGCCCGATCAAGGAGCTGATCCGCCAGATCGACCTCGCCGAAATCGGGGCTTTCATGGCCCAGCTGACCGCCCAGCCGCCCGCCGATACCCGCGCGGCAATCACGCAGTGGGCGCAGGAGCGCGGGATCGAAACCGACTGA
- a CDS encoding DUF465 domain-containing protein has product MTEAELRKRLEQLRIEHRDLDAAIAALSAMESPDQLQIARLKKRKLQLRDRMAAIEDELIPDIIA; this is encoded by the coding sequence GTGACCGAAGCGGAATTGCGCAAACGGCTCGAACAATTGCGGATCGAGCATCGCGACCTCGACGCGGCGATTGCCGCGCTGTCGGCAATGGAATCGCCCGATCAATTGCAGATCGCACGCCTCAAGAAGCGCAAACTGCAACTGCGCGACCGGATGGCGGCGATCGAGGACGAGCTTATCCCCGACATCATCGCCTGA
- a CDS encoding potassium channel family protein, translating to MRGPRFQPLRRAVKVPVWGDLSIRLGLALGLIFLVVMIHWWDREGLVDNLDGEVSFLDVVYFTMISITTTGFGDIAPITDRARLVEAVIVTPVRFAVLFIFVGTAYNFLIQRSWEKFRMNRIQEQLSDHIVVLGYGVSGSESVAELIDRGVEPECIVVIDPSEERLADAEALGCNIMAADATRDETLKAVKIDRAQSVLVSAGRDDTSILIVLTVRALAPAVPISVVVRASDNESLARQAGANNVINPVHFTGLLLAGSVKGAHIADYLADLASVAGRVQLVERPVTAEECGCAISALKTGGRGLRIYRNGEALGFWEDECQNLQAGDIVVEIVPTVEGEKRGDGHNGEARPQ from the coding sequence GTGCGCGGCCCGCGCTTCCAGCCACTGCGGCGCGCGGTGAAGGTGCCCGTATGGGGCGACCTGTCGATCCGGCTGGGGCTGGCGCTGGGCCTCATCTTCCTGGTGGTGATGATCCACTGGTGGGATCGCGAGGGGCTGGTCGATAACCTCGATGGCGAGGTCAGCTTCCTCGACGTCGTCTATTTCACGATGATCTCGATCACCACGACCGGCTTCGGCGACATCGCGCCGATCACCGATCGCGCGCGGCTGGTGGAGGCGGTGATCGTCACCCCGGTACGCTTCGCCGTGCTCTTCATTTTCGTCGGCACCGCCTACAACTTCCTCATTCAGCGCAGCTGGGAGAAATTCCGCATGAACCGCATTCAGGAGCAATTGTCCGACCACATCGTGGTGCTCGGCTACGGCGTGTCGGGTTCGGAATCGGTTGCCGAACTGATCGATCGCGGGGTCGAGCCGGAATGCATCGTCGTGATCGACCCTAGTGAGGAACGCCTCGCCGATGCCGAAGCGCTGGGCTGCAACATCATGGCCGCCGACGCGACGCGGGACGAAACGCTCAAGGCGGTCAAGATCGACCGCGCGCAGAGCGTGCTTGTGTCTGCCGGGCGCGACGACACCTCGATCCTGATCGTACTGACCGTGCGCGCGCTCGCGCCTGCGGTGCCGATCAGCGTGGTGGTGCGCGCGTCGGACAACGAGAGCCTCGCGCGGCAGGCCGGGGCCAACAACGTCATCAACCCGGTCCACTTCACCGGGCTGCTGCTCGCGGGCAGCGTCAAGGGCGCGCATATCGCGGATTATCTCGCCGATCTGGCCTCCGTCGCAGGGCGGGTCCAGCTGGTTGAGCGCCCCGTCACAGCAGAGGAATGCGGCTGCGCGATCTCCGCGCTGAAGACCGGCGGCCGGGGCCTCAGGATCTATCGCAATGGCGAGGCGCTGGGCTTCTGGGAAGACGAGTGCCAGAACCTGCAGGCGGGCGATATCGTGGTCGAGATCGTGCCGACGGTCGAGGGTGAGAAACGCGGCGACGGGCACAACGGCGAAGCGCGCCCGCAATAG
- a CDS encoding L,D-transpeptidase family protein, translating to MTKALLWIGGATLATVLLFGGAAIGTRMMYADTAANTAASAPNIEDAIPVDPSKFDEDGNARSDSDQFDPGTVTDASLSDETVAGDGTDDDAGLDAQDHDGEVIYDARSSASGASRSVARSAPSRASRSEPMVVKRVLPIKGPIKYGEWHWDTKGVPAGPIVITVDLDARVISVFRGGYEIGAAAVLVGTQEHPTPLGVFPIRYKMRDNVSEKYNNAPMPYSMFLTNDGVALHGSQVENGYASHGCIGLPNEFAAKVFAVAKKGDKVVITRGETLKMGEPIL from the coding sequence ATGACCAAGGCACTTCTCTGGATCGGCGGAGCAACGCTCGCAACCGTGCTGCTTTTCGGCGGCGCGGCAATCGGCACGCGCATGATGTATGCCGATACAGCCGCGAACACCGCGGCTAGCGCGCCGAATATCGAGGACGCCATCCCGGTCGATCCCTCCAAGTTCGACGAGGACGGGAACGCGCGTAGCGACAGCGATCAATTCGACCCCGGGACCGTAACCGATGCGAGCCTGAGCGACGAAACCGTCGCAGGCGACGGAACGGATGATGACGCCGGACTCGACGCCCAGGACCATGATGGAGAGGTGATCTACGACGCGCGCAGCAGCGCGAGCGGTGCAAGCCGCAGCGTCGCCCGCTCAGCCCCGTCGCGGGCCTCGCGCTCCGAACCGATGGTGGTCAAGCGCGTGCTGCCGATCAAGGGCCCGATCAAGTACGGCGAATGGCACTGGGATACCAAAGGCGTCCCCGCTGGCCCGATCGTGATCACGGTCGATCTGGACGCCCGGGTCATCTCGGTCTTCCGCGGCGGTTACGAGATCGGCGCGGCGGCAGTGCTGGTCGGCACGCAGGAGCACCCGACCCCGCTCGGCGTCTTCCCGATCCGCTACAAGATGCGCGACAATGTGTCGGAAAAGTACAACAACGCGCCGATGCCCTATTCGATGTTCCTGACCAACGACGGCGTTGCGCTGCACGGGTCGCAGGTCGAAAACGGCTATGCCAGCCACGGCTGCATCGGCCTGCCAAACGAATTCGCGGCCAAGGTATTCGCGGTGGCCAAGAAGGGCGACAAGGTCGTGATTACGCGCGGCGAAACGCTGAAGATGGGCGAGCCGATCCTCTAA
- the tilS gene encoding tRNA lysidine(34) synthetase TilS, with the protein MGIAVSGGPDSLALLLLANAAMPGRVRAATVDHGLRPESADEAAFVARVCEGLGIPHATLRVDVSPGNLQANARAVRYEALGCHFEQVGASVFATAHHADDQAETLLMRLNRGSGLAGLAGVRPWSVFFPEGIIEEMVMVRPLLGWRRGELAAVVRAAGIEAVDDPSNSDDAFDRARMRKAIADAEWLDPLAMARSARHLAEAEEAIGDYVSSVANQLIWRDGACYFCMGYPRLVEIGVVEKILDRLGGGEVRRSEVARMVDRLRARENASLGGVLAKRAWVKTGPNSTSDSVKFEKEPQRRA; encoded by the coding sequence CTGGGAATCGCTGTATCGGGCGGACCGGACAGTCTTGCGCTGCTTTTGCTCGCCAATGCGGCGATGCCGGGGCGGGTGAGGGCGGCGACGGTCGATCATGGCCTGCGCCCCGAAAGCGCGGACGAAGCGGCGTTCGTCGCCCGCGTCTGCGAGGGGTTGGGAATTCCGCATGCTACGCTGCGGGTGGATGTCTCCCCCGGCAACCTGCAGGCCAATGCGCGCGCCGTGCGCTACGAGGCGCTCGGTTGCCATTTCGAGCAGGTCGGCGCGTCGGTTTTCGCCACCGCGCATCATGCCGACGATCAGGCCGAAACCCTGCTGATGCGCCTCAACCGGGGGAGCGGGCTGGCGGGGCTCGCAGGGGTGCGGCCCTGGTCGGTCTTCTTTCCCGAAGGCATCATCGAGGAAATGGTGATGGTGCGGCCGTTGCTCGGCTGGCGGCGCGGGGAACTCGCGGCGGTGGTGCGGGCGGCGGGGATCGAGGCGGTCGACGACCCTTCCAATTCCGACGACGCCTTCGACCGCGCGCGGATGCGCAAGGCGATCGCCGATGCCGAGTGGCTCGATCCACTGGCGATGGCCCGCTCCGCCCGACACCTTGCCGAGGCCGAGGAGGCGATCGGGGACTATGTGTCGAGTGTCGCGAACCAGCTGATCTGGCGCGATGGCGCCTGTTATTTCTGCATGGGCTATCCCCGACTGGTGGAGATCGGGGTGGTCGAGAAGATCCTTGATCGGCTGGGCGGGGGCGAGGTGCGCAGGTCAGAGGTCGCACGCATGGTGGACCGGCTGCGCGCCCGCGAAAACGCGTCTCTCGGCGGTGTGCTCGCCAAGCGGGCATGGGTGAAAACCGGGCCCAACTCGACCAGCGACAGCGTCAAATTCGAAAAAGAGCCCCAGCGCAGGGCGTAA
- a CDS encoding DUF465 domain-containing protein, with protein sequence MNASHITALKTKHATLDEAIAEEMRKAAPDDATIRTLKKQKLQLKQEMGGS encoded by the coding sequence ATGAACGCTTCGCACATCACCGCCCTCAAGACCAAGCATGCCACGCTCGACGAGGCGATTGCCGAGGAAATGCGCAAAGCCGCGCCCGATGATGCGACGATCCGAACCCTCAAGAAACAGAAGCTGCAACTCAAACAGGAGATGGGTGGCAGCTGA
- a CDS encoding transglutaminase family protein, producing the protein MAISIRSSFAFTTQAPTDALMQFAVADIPEQYLLNCRTDLTDADSCTRIPAQEDIGERVWARADGRFEVRHEAEVEIRRQIAALDQLEQLRPSEMPAAPVKYLFDSRYCPADKFQSFVEDQFGGTSGGARVEAIRSWVADKFTYSPGSSDASTTALDSFVERRGICRDYAHMVVTLARASVIPARFVACYAPDVTPPDFHAVAEVFLKDPGSDAGGTWQLVDATGMGTAEDIVKIGVGRDAADVSFLTSFGMVELCEKTVEVTRS; encoded by the coding sequence ATGGCCATTTCCATCCGATCCAGCTTCGCCTTCACCACGCAGGCCCCCACCGACGCGCTGATGCAGTTCGCGGTCGCCGATATTCCCGAGCAATATCTGCTGAACTGCCGGACCGATCTGACCGACGCGGACAGCTGCACGCGGATCCCGGCGCAGGAGGATATCGGCGAGCGGGTGTGGGCCCGCGCCGATGGCCGGTTCGAGGTGCGCCACGAGGCAGAGGTCGAGATTCGCCGCCAGATCGCCGCGCTCGACCAGCTCGAACAGCTGCGGCCGAGCGAGATGCCCGCCGCCCCGGTCAAATACCTGTTCGATTCCCGCTATTGTCCCGCCGACAAGTTCCAGAGCTTTGTCGAGGACCAGTTCGGGGGAACTTCGGGCGGAGCGCGGGTCGAGGCGATCCGCAGCTGGGTGGCTGACAAGTTCACCTATTCTCCGGGCAGTTCGGATGCGTCGACCACCGCGCTCGACAGCTTCGTCGAACGGCGCGGGATCTGCCGCGACTATGCGCACATGGTGGTTACGCTGGCCCGCGCGAGCGTGATCCCCGCGCGGTTCGTCGCCTGCTACGCGCCCGACGTGACCCCGCCCGATTTCCACGCGGTGGCCGAGGTGTTCCTGAAAGACCCGGGCAGCGATGCAGGCGGGACCTGGCAACTGGTCGATGCGACGGGCATGGGAACGGCGGAAGACATCGTGAAGATCGGCGTCGGCCGCGATGCCGCCGATGTCAGCTTCCTGACCAGTTTCGGCATGGTCGAGCTGTGCGAAAAGACGGTCGAGGTAACCCGCAGCTAG
- a CDS encoding DUF1761 domain-containing protein: MGQIDLLNIVLGAAAFFFVGMVWYGVLFGKIWKRAIGRGEDEGFSGDRPLWLVFGLTFAFALLISLTLAHQFAMSSPSVRAMMMISVGYGLMLMVPAVGIRYLYLNAPWRVFAIDAGFFVTAMAAMGAVFVALR, encoded by the coding sequence ATGGGTCAGATCGATCTGCTGAATATCGTCCTTGGCGCAGCCGCGTTCTTCTTCGTGGGAATGGTCTGGTACGGCGTGTTGTTCGGGAAGATCTGGAAGCGCGCGATCGGGCGCGGCGAGGATGAGGGGTTCAGCGGAGACCGGCCGCTGTGGCTGGTGTTCGGCCTGACCTTTGCCTTCGCGTTGCTGATTTCGCTGACGTTGGCACACCAGTTCGCGATGTCGAGCCCGTCGGTGCGCGCGATGATGATGATCTCGGTCGGTTACGGCCTGATGCTGATGGTGCCCGCAGTGGGTATTCGCTATCTCTATCTCAACGCCCCGTGGCGGGTGTTCGCAATCGACGCGGGCTTCTTCGTCACCGCAATGGCGGCGATGGGCGCGGTGTTCGTGGCGCTGCGCTGA